One Gimesia aquarii DNA segment encodes these proteins:
- a CDS encoding NUDIX hydrolase — protein sequence MSDISVDLNGYRINLRVAAIVTHGADVLLCRFRGQDWWFLPGGRIKTNEDSHSALWRELTEEIGVGFEVIRPAVIVENFFDLDGIHFHEICTIYEVEWISDEIHSKEKSSSEIFEWIPRAKLCDVVLKPDLIKDSILNPKPGFELVVHRENE from the coding sequence ATGAGTGACATCAGTGTTGATTTGAATGGCTATCGAATTAATTTGCGGGTGGCGGCGATTGTGACGCACGGGGCAGATGTGCTGTTATGCCGTTTCCGGGGGCAGGACTGGTGGTTTCTTCCGGGGGGACGGATTAAAACGAATGAAGACTCTCACTCAGCGTTGTGGCGGGAATTGACCGAGGAAATTGGTGTGGGGTTCGAGGTGATTCGGCCTGCAGTCATCGTCGAGAATTTTTTTGATCTGGATGGCATACACTTTCATGAGATATGCACCATTTATGAGGTCGAGTGGATTTCAGATGAGATTCATAGTAAAGAGAAAAGTAGCAGTGAAATATTTGAGTGGATACCGCGAGCTAAGCTCTGTGATGTTGTACTCAAACCGGACTTGATCAAAGATTCGATACTCAATCCCAAACCGGGCTTTGAGTTAGTAGTACATAGAGAAAACGAATAA
- a CDS encoding DUF2314 domain-containing protein, with the protein MSNEENIVMYQGDDPEMVATSKRARKSFRYFWRELSWEYRRIVPGLDLAAVKFAFHDPDVAPGDTDTEHMWVSDIQCDGKEFTGTLLNSPAWLTNMSAGDPVCEPLSEITDWMFAIQGKVYGAYTVNLLRSRMSPRERKEHDQAWGLDFGDPEEIEVVYVQPEQKSGFLGLFGKKSVVDPEKQRRAMIEHPMSINMGESLKESLRESKEPLHATDEDGWTMLHRDALAGNATIVKILLKHGADKNLKTPDGDTALDLARIFGWKHVISLLSK; encoded by the coding sequence ATGAGTAATGAAGAGAATATCGTGATGTATCAAGGTGATGACCCGGAGATGGTCGCTACCAGTAAACGGGCACGAAAATCATTCCGTTATTTCTGGCGGGAGCTGTCGTGGGAATACCGTCGCATCGTTCCGGGACTGGATTTGGCTGCAGTGAAATTTGCCTTTCACGATCCTGATGTCGCTCCCGGCGATACAGATACCGAGCATATGTGGGTCAGCGATATTCAATGTGACGGCAAGGAATTCACGGGCACACTGCTCAATTCGCCTGCATGGTTGACGAATATGAGTGCCGGAGATCCCGTCTGTGAGCCCCTGTCTGAAATCACCGACTGGATGTTTGCGATTCAGGGAAAAGTTTATGGTGCTTATACTGTGAACCTGCTTCGCTCGCGGATGTCGCCTCGAGAGAGAAAAGAACATGATCAGGCCTGGGGCCTGGATTTTGGCGATCCGGAGGAGATCGAAGTGGTTTATGTACAGCCAGAGCAGAAATCAGGTTTCCTGGGTCTGTTTGGCAAAAAGTCCGTCGTTGACCCGGAAAAGCAACGGCGGGCCATGATCGAACATCCGATGAGTATTAACATGGGGGAATCACTGAAGGAATCCCTGCGCGAATCGAAGGAGCCGTTACACGCGACCGACGAAGATGGCTGGACGATGCTACACCGCGATGCTCTGGCAGGGAATGCCACGATTGTCAAAATTCTACTGAAGCATGGCGCTGATAAAAACTTAAAAACACCGGACGGTGATACCGCCCTGGATTTGGCCCGCATCTTTGGCTGGAAACATGTGATTTCGCTGTTGTCGAAATGA